The following DNA comes from Cryobacterium psychrophilum.
GAGGCTGACCCGCCACGCGCCGCCTGCAACTAGAATCGTGGGTAATGTCTGAGACAATTGCGCACCCGTTTTCAACCGCCACCGGAACCGACGTTCGAGTCCGGTTCTGCCCCTCACCCACCGGCACGCCCCACGTGGGCCTGATCCGCACGGCCATGTTCAACTGGGCCTACGCGCGTCACACCGGCGGCAAGATGATCTTCCGCATTGAAGACACGGATGCGGCACGCGACACCGAGGAAAGCTTCGACCAGATCGTGGAGGGGATGCGCTGGCTGCACCTCGACTGGGACGAGGGCGTTGAGGTCGGCGGACCGCACGGGCCGTACCGTCAGTCCGAGCGCTACGACATCTACCGGGACGTCATCGCTCGGCTGGTGGAGTCCGGCCACATCTACGAGAGCTTCGCTACCGGCGTTGAGATCGAGGCCCGCAACATGTCGCTCGGACGCGACCCGAAACTGGGCTACGACAACTACGAGCGCGACCTGACCGACGAGCAGAAAGCCGCCTACCGCGCCGAAGGGCGCTCCCCGGCACTGCGCCTGCGCGTGCCGGACACCGAGCTGTCGTTCGACGACCTCGTGCGCGGCAAGATCACGTTCCCGGTCGGCTCCTTCAGCGACTTCGTCGTGGTCCGGCCCAACGGGCATCCGCTTTACCCCTTCGTCAACCCGGTTGATGACGCGCTCATGGGCGTGACGCATGTGCTGCGCGGCGAGGACCTGCTGTCGTCAACGCCGCGGCAGATCGCGCTATACCACGCACTCATCGACATCGGTCTCACCACGTTCGTGCCGCGCTTCGGGCACCTGCCGTTCGTGCTCGGTGACAAGAACAAAAAGATGTCCAAGCGCGAGCCGGAGTCGAACCTGTTCCACCACCGCGACCGCGGTTTCATCCCTGAGGGCCTGCTCAACTACCTGGCCCTGCTCGGCTGGTCGATCTCACACGACCGCGACGTGTTCTCGATCGAGGAGCTCGTTGCCGCGTTCGACGTGGTGAACGTGAACCCGAACCCGGCACGCTTCGACCAGAAGAAGGCCGAAGCCATCAACGGCGACCATATTCGACTGCTCGCCGCGGAGGATTTCGCGGCGCGCATCGTGCCGTACCTCACGGCCGCGAACGTGCTCAGCGAGCCGCTCAGCGACGACGACCGGGCCATTCTCGTGCAGGCAGCACCTCTCATCCAGGAGCGCATCGCGCTGCTCGGCGAGGCCCCGGCAATGCTGGGTTTCCTCTTCGTCACGGCCGACACGCTCGTGATCGAAGCGGATGCCCTCAAGTCGCTCCCGCAGGCCGCCGGCGAGATCCTGGCCGCGTCCGGTGCCGCGCTTCGTGCCGTTCCTGAGGAGGAATGGGCAACCGATCGGGTTCACACCGCGCTCAACGAGGTTCTGCTCGAGGGGCTCGCCCTCAAGCCGCGGGTCGCGTTCGGCCCTCTTCGTGTGGCGGTCTCCGGCCGCAAGGTGTCACCCCCGCTGTTCGAATCGATGGAGATCCTCGGGCAGGTCGAAACCCTCGATCGCCTCGATCGCCTCGCGAACCACCTGGCGGCCGTGGTTCCGAGCGCCTGAGGCGCCCCCGCACCGGCGAACACGCCGGTGCGGCCGCCCGTTTTGTGGTGGGCGGCCGCAGTAGGTTAGAGTGGACCACGGCCCGGTCATAGATCAGGCATTGGGGTATGGTGTAATTGGCAACACGGCTGATTCTGGTTCAGTTGTTCTTGGTTCGAGTCCAGGTACCCCAGCACTAACAGGCGCAGGATTCCGCGGCGAAATCACCTTTTGCCCGTTCTCTCCGTCAGGCCCAAAACAGTGCCAATTACCGTAAACGACACCAAGAACCCCGTGCGGGGTGGCGTCAGCGGTGTTTTTTACGGATCGGTACGGGCCTGTCACGACACGGGCGGGTACTCACGGCATCGGTCGTGCACCTCTTGGGTATGGACGTCGCAACCCAGAACACGCCAACGTTTCTCACTCAGCTCGAGCTCGCCGAGCTGCTCCGACTGCCCGAGCGCAGGTTGGAAGACTGGCGCCTCATGCACACCGGACCGCCCTACCGGAAGCTGCGCGGCCGCTGTGATGACGGCGCTGACGTAGTAGGCGCTGTCGGCGCGCAGAAGAAGCAGTCCGGTCGCGGTCGGGTTGCGGAGGCGTTTCACGGTGGCGAGGGTGTCGGAGACGAACTTCGCCGCTCCGCGGGCGGAGTTGGTGGGGCCTTTCCGCTGCCGGCAGGCGACGATGATCGGTGCAGCAGTCCGGTGCTGATGATGGCGAACAGGGCGTTGAGGCCGCGGACGCCGCAAGTAGCCAAATCCGGCGCGCTGTTTCTGGTGCCCGTGCACTTCTTTGATGGTGTCGTCGATATCGACCAGGGCGCACTCGTCGATGCCGGCCACGATCGGGGTTACGGCGGCGAGGTTGCCCAGCCACCGGGACGCGGCGGCGTCGAGTTGGCGGACATGGCCGAACAGGAACGCGCGCAGGAACGATCCCAGCGTTGAGGGTGCGTAGGTTCCGGTGAACAGTTTCCGCAGCGCCCCGTGCCGCAGGACCGCCATATCGTCGATGGAATGGGCCCCGGTGAGCATTCCTGCGACTAACGCCATCACTTTCATGCCCGCGTTCGCGCCGAAGTATCCGGGTAGTTTCACCCACTCATCGACGAGGGTACTGAGGCCAGTTTTCGCCGCCAACGCCATCACGGGAACAAGCCCGGCAGACGACACGAGATTCGGGTCATCGAAGGAAGCGGACAAGGACCGGTGAGTGTGAGAAAGTTGCATCTACGAGATGCCTCCCTGGTCGGTCGATAGTTTGTCTAAGTAACAACTATTTTACCTGATCAGAGGGGCATTCTCGGCTTAACTCGCCGTCACCGAATCAAAGCCGACCGGTGGATTGAGGCTTAGTATTTGCAACGGCTCCTCCGGAGCAGCGAAAGTAAGACCAGATACACTGTACGTGTAAAGATTTTTGTTGAATGGGAGGTGTGATGACTGCAAACCCGCTGCCGGCGCTGCTCCGGTATCGAGACTTCGACGACTTGGGGCTGACCCGACACCGTTTCGAGCGTTTGGTCGGCGAGGGTGAGTATGAACGCATCGCGCCCGGCTTGTTCCTCCGGGCCGGCGAGACCGACGATACGACGGCGGCCTGGACGGCGATCGCCGTCAAACGTCCGCAGGCCACGATCTGCCTTCTGTCTGCGTTGGCTCTGCACGAGTTGACGGATGAGATTCCGACGCGAACCGACGTCGCGATTCCGCGTGGCATGCAACCGATCGCGATTTTGTCCGCGCCGATCGCGTGGCATCGGTTCGACCCCGAGACATTCTCCATCGGTCGAAACGAACACCCTCTGCCCGGTGGCCTAACGATCGGCCTGTATTCGGCCGAGCGAACGATCATCGACTTGTTCCGTCTGCGCCACGACTGGGGGAGCGACCTCGCCGTGTCGGCACTCAAACGATGGCTCGCGTTGCGCGGCAGCAGCCCCGCAACGCTCCTGACACTGGCAGCATCATTCCCGAAGGCTCGGCCGGCACTGCGAAATGCCCTGGAGATAATCCTATGAGCCCGAACCCGAACCCGAACCCGAACCCGAACCCGAACCCGCAGCACGGCACGCCGGCCGGCGACGCGACGCTGGCGATCCGCAAACTCGCCCGGGCGACCGGCGGTGACGTGCAGGAGCTGCAGACGCTCTATGTGCTC
Coding sequences within:
- the gltX gene encoding glutamate--tRNA ligase; its protein translation is MSETIAHPFSTATGTDVRVRFCPSPTGTPHVGLIRTAMFNWAYARHTGGKMIFRIEDTDAARDTEESFDQIVEGMRWLHLDWDEGVEVGGPHGPYRQSERYDIYRDVIARLVESGHIYESFATGVEIEARNMSLGRDPKLGYDNYERDLTDEQKAAYRAEGRSPALRLRVPDTELSFDDLVRGKITFPVGSFSDFVVVRPNGHPLYPFVNPVDDALMGVTHVLRGEDLLSSTPRQIALYHALIDIGLTTFVPRFGHLPFVLGDKNKKMSKREPESNLFHHRDRGFIPEGLLNYLALLGWSISHDRDVFSIEELVAAFDVVNVNPNPARFDQKKAEAINGDHIRLLAAEDFAARIVPYLTAANVLSEPLSDDDRAILVQAAPLIQERIALLGEAPAMLGFLFVTADTLVIEADALKSLPQAAGEILAASGAALRAVPEEEWATDRVHTALNEVLLEGLALKPRVAFGPLRVAVSGRKVSPPLFESMEILGQVETLDRLDRLANHLAAVVPSA
- a CDS encoding transposase, whose product is MQLSHTHRSLSASFDDPNLVSSAGLVPVMALAAKTGLSTLVDEWVKLPGYFGANAGMKVMALVAGMLTGAHSIDDMAVLRHGALRKLFTGTYAPSTLGSFLRAFLFGHVRQLDAAASRWLGNLAAVTPIVAGIDECALVDIDDTIKEVHGHQKQRAGFGYLRRPRPQRPVRHHQHRTAAPIIVACRQRKGPTNSARGAAKFVSDTLATVKRLRNPTATGLLLLRADSAYYVSAVITAAAQLPVGRSGVHEAPVFQPALGQSEQLGELELSEKRWRVLGCDVHTQEVHDRCREYPPVS
- a CDS encoding type IV toxin-antitoxin system AbiEi family antitoxin domain-containing protein, translating into MTANPLPALLRYRDFDDLGLTRHRFERLVGEGEYERIAPGLFLRAGETDDTTAAWTAIAVKRPQATICLLSALALHELTDEIPTRTDVAIPRGMQPIAILSAPIAWHRFDPETFSIGRNEHPLPGGLTIGLYSAERTIIDLFRLRHDWGSDLAVSALKRWLALRGSSPATLLTLAASFPKARPALRNALEIIL